One part of the Dermacentor andersoni chromosome 2, qqDerAnde1_hic_scaffold, whole genome shotgun sequence genome encodes these proteins:
- the LOC126541187 gene encoding uncharacterized protein isoform X2 codes for MESSRYTASDDFLAFMQDRGITWPFRAASSRNATVFDVLDIILDLAVNWRVGLWFDIVVSHTASHDGTPLVVIGEPGDLVVLRLEQLALFDDVTYDNTVQMVALYLTGGKVSLDDVTLKVLLLDEGAFRTVVLPTDQADDSGDGFDVLVPLGNITQVFGNVLSATDWSRLLDKHLSSAIRNVSNDTKLLILNKERFSRLGHLVGLFPVARVLDVVGWTFSYSYIWMVNADFDFPAPASTAGKLDTNVLCFVAAQESFGIAQAAPVFRDAFSADERWKVMTLLEKTSVAFVEHVVASAAIPNFTKTEAVAKIGSLAWSYWLWPLDPYLQAGSALDVLYANFSETSASVFESWIQSKKALRAVLATPHYERLMTSSFDGAESATERNLLVDLFAIDLALEAMQVTSVRSQSDMPVRLKLLEWLSDEQTFYVSYCKRYCGEPRGQLACNLAMNGSQFNNAFRCRRKEKTASTCAFL; via the exons ATGGAATCGAGCCGATACACTGCTTCGGATGACTTCCTGGCATTCATGCAAGATCGCGGAATCACGTGGCCGTTTCGTGCCGCATCTTCAAGAAACGCTACTGTTTTCGACGTGTTAGACATCATCCTAGATTTGGCCGTCAACTGGAGAGTGGGACTCTGGTTCGACATTGTCGTGTCCCATACAGCTTCGCACGATGGCACTCCTTTAGTCGTCATCGGGGAGCCTGGAGACCTGGTTGTCCTGCGCTTGGAGCAGCTGGCGCTATTCGACGATGTGACGTATGATAACACCGTCCAGATGGTGGCTCTTTATCTCACAGGCGGCAAGGTTTCTCTGGATGACGTGACTCTAAAAGTGTTGTTGCTGGACGAAGGAGCTTTCAGAACAGTCGTACTTCCCACAGACCAAGCCGACGACAGCGGTGACGGCTTCGATGTGCTGGTGCCACTCGGTAACATCACGCAGGTTTTCGGAAACGTCTTGTCAGCGACTGACTGGTCGAGACTTCTGGACAAGCATCTCAGCAGCGCCATTCGGAACGTCTCCAATGATACGAAGCTGCTGATCTTGAACAAGGAGCGATTCAGTCGGCTCGGTCATCTTGTCGGATTGTTTCCGGTGGCGAGAGTGCTGGACGTCGTTGGATGGACATTCTCGTATTCCTACATCTGGATGGTTAACGCCGACTTTGACTTCCCGGCGCCGGCAAGCACTGCTGGTAAGCTCGACACAAACGTCTTGTGCTTCGTCGCGGCGCAAGAATCATTCGGCATAGCGCAGGCGGCGCCCGTTTTTCGAGACGCGTTCAGTGCCGACGAGAGGTGGAAGGTGATGACGCTGCTGGAAAAGACGTCGGTGGCGTTCGTCGAACACGTGGTGGCGTCGGCGGCGATACCTAATTTTACAAAGACAGAGGCCGTGGCGAAGATCGGCTCACTGGCGTGGAGTTACTGGCTATGGCCACTCGATCCTTACCTGCAGGCTGGTTCTGCGCTAGATGTGCTCTACGCCAACTTTTCGGAGACGTCCGCAAGTGTCTTCGAGTCCTGGATCCAGTCGAAGAAGGCTCTGAGGGCGGTTCTAGCGACTCCGCACTACGAACGCCTGATGACGTCGAG TTTCGACGGGGCCGAGTCGGCGACAGAGCGAAATTTGCTGGTCGACCTGTTTGCCATCGACCTGGCCCTGGAAGCCATGCAAGTGACCTCGGTACGGAGCCAAAGCGACATGCCAGTGCGACTGAAGCTGCTTGAGTGGCTGTCCGATGAACAGACTTTCTACGTGAGCTACTGCAAACGCTACTGCGGCGAGCCACGCGGCCAGCTTGCGTGCAACCTGGCCATGAACGGTTCCCAGTTCAACAATGCGTTTAGGTGCCGCAGGAAGGAAAAGACGGCTTCGACATGCGCTTTCCTTTAA
- the LOC126541187 gene encoding uncharacterized protein isoform X1 — protein sequence MESSRYTASDDFLAFMQDRGITWPFRAASSRNATVFDVLDIILDLAVNWRVGLWFDIVVSHTASHDGTPLVVIGEPGDLVVLRLEQLALFDDVTYDNTVQMVALYLTGGKVSLDDVTLKVLLLDEGAFRTVVLPTDQADDSGDGFDVLVPLGNITQVFGNVLSATDWSRLLDKHLSSAIRNVSNDTKLLILNKERFSRLGHLVGLFPVARVLDVVGWTFSYSYIWMVNADFDFPAPASTAGKLDTNVLCFVAAQESFGIAQAAPVFRDAFSADERWKVMTLLEKTSVAFVEHVVASAAIPNFTKTEAVAKIGSLAWSYWLWPLDPYLQAGSALDVLYANFSETSASVFESWIQSKKALRAVLATPHYERLMTSRYRWQSGSVRYLYTLNELRFSLSALFPPSYVRQGSSAMSFAGFGFKVARQTARSVDMRGRTLDSTGLARSWWQLEQPERQQCRFDGAESATERNLLVDLFAIDLALEAMQVTSVRSQSDMPVRLKLLEWLSDEQTFYVSYCKRYCGEPRGQLACNLAMNGSQFNNAFRCRRKEKTASTCAFL from the exons ATGGAATCGAGCCGATACACTGCTTCGGATGACTTCCTGGCATTCATGCAAGATCGCGGAATCACGTGGCCGTTTCGTGCCGCATCTTCAAGAAACGCTACTGTTTTCGACGTGTTAGACATCATCCTAGATTTGGCCGTCAACTGGAGAGTGGGACTCTGGTTCGACATTGTCGTGTCCCATACAGCTTCGCACGATGGCACTCCTTTAGTCGTCATCGGGGAGCCTGGAGACCTGGTTGTCCTGCGCTTGGAGCAGCTGGCGCTATTCGACGATGTGACGTATGATAACACCGTCCAGATGGTGGCTCTTTATCTCACAGGCGGCAAGGTTTCTCTGGATGACGTGACTCTAAAAGTGTTGTTGCTGGACGAAGGAGCTTTCAGAACAGTCGTACTTCCCACAGACCAAGCCGACGACAGCGGTGACGGCTTCGATGTGCTGGTGCCACTCGGTAACATCACGCAGGTTTTCGGAAACGTCTTGTCAGCGACTGACTGGTCGAGACTTCTGGACAAGCATCTCAGCAGCGCCATTCGGAACGTCTCCAATGATACGAAGCTGCTGATCTTGAACAAGGAGCGATTCAGTCGGCTCGGTCATCTTGTCGGATTGTTTCCGGTGGCGAGAGTGCTGGACGTCGTTGGATGGACATTCTCGTATTCCTACATCTGGATGGTTAACGCCGACTTTGACTTCCCGGCGCCGGCAAGCACTGCTGGTAAGCTCGACACAAACGTCTTGTGCTTCGTCGCGGCGCAAGAATCATTCGGCATAGCGCAGGCGGCGCCCGTTTTTCGAGACGCGTTCAGTGCCGACGAGAGGTGGAAGGTGATGACGCTGCTGGAAAAGACGTCGGTGGCGTTCGTCGAACACGTGGTGGCGTCGGCGGCGATACCTAATTTTACAAAGACAGAGGCCGTGGCGAAGATCGGCTCACTGGCGTGGAGTTACTGGCTATGGCCACTCGATCCTTACCTGCAGGCTGGTTCTGCGCTAGATGTGCTCTACGCCAACTTTTCGGAGACGTCCGCAAGTGTCTTCGAGTCCTGGATCCAGTCGAAGAAGGCTCTGAGGGCGGTTCTAGCGACTCCGCACTACGAACGCCTGATGACGTCGAG GTACCGCTGGCAGTCGGGAAGCGTGCGATACCTGTACACGTTGAACGAACTTCGCTTCAGCCTGTCGGCACTGTTCCCTCCGTCGTACGTACGGCAAGGGTCGAGTGCCATGAGCTTTGCGGGGTTCGGGTTCAAGGTGGCCCGGCAAACAGCACGTTCCGTGGACATGCGCGGTCGCACCTTGGACAGCACGGGCCTCGCGAGATCGTGGTGGCAGCTGGAACAGCCTGAACGCCAGCAGTGTCG TTTCGACGGGGCCGAGTCGGCGACAGAGCGAAATTTGCTGGTCGACCTGTTTGCCATCGACCTGGCCCTGGAAGCCATGCAAGTGACCTCGGTACGGAGCCAAAGCGACATGCCAGTGCGACTGAAGCTGCTTGAGTGGCTGTCCGATGAACAGACTTTCTACGTGAGCTACTGCAAACGCTACTGCGGCGAGCCACGCGGCCAGCTTGCGTGCAACCTGGCCATGAACGGTTCCCAGTTCAACAATGCGTTTAGGTGCCGCAGGAAGGAAAAGACGGCTTCGACATGCGCTTTCCTTTAA